Below is a window of Pseudomonas eucalypticola DNA.
GGTGTCATCCTTAAGGGTCAGCAAACCCAGGATCACCACGAAAAACCCGAGCACCACCCAGCACATCGCTCGCCCACCCGGCATCCGGTATTCCGAAGCGGCGTGCAACGCCGGACGCTGCCTGCGATAGGCCAGGTACGACAGCAGAATGATCGACCAGACGAACATGAACAGCAGCGCCGACAAGGTCGTCACCAGGGTGAAGGCTTCCATCAGGTTGGGCACCAGGTAGATCACCACCACCCCGAACAACAGGCACAGGCAGGAAAACAGCAGGCCGTTGGACGGCACCGAGCGTTTGGACAGGCGCTTGAAAGCGCGCGGCGCATCCCCCTCCAGCGCCAGGCCGAACAGCATGCGGCTGGTGGAGAAAATACCGCTGTTGGCCGAGGATGCCGCCGACGTCAGAACCACGAAGTTCAGGCACGCGGCCGCGGCCGGGAAGCCCGCTATCAGGAACAGCTCGACGAAGGGGCTCTTGTCGGCCACCACTTCGCGCCATGGGGTCACCGCCATGATGGTCACCAGCGCCAGCACATAGAACAGAATGATGCGCACCGGGATCGAATTGATCGCCCGTGGCAGGGTATGGCGCGGGTCCCTGGTTTCGGCCGCAGTGGTGCCTACCAGTTCCAGACCGACGAAGGCAAAGATGGAGATCTGGAAGCCGGCGAAGAACCCCATCCAGCCGTGGGGGAACAGACCGTCGTCATTCCACAGGTTGGCCAGGGACGGCACGTGCCCGTCGGGCGAAGGCGATGCCGTGCCCACCAGATAAACCCCGGTGGCCACCAGCAAGGCAATCGCCACCAGCTTGATCATGGCGAACCAGAACTCGACCTCACCGAACAGCTTCACGGTAATCAGGTTGAGCGACAGCAACAGGCCCACGCATGCCAGCGCCGGCGCCCACTGGGGCAGGTCCGGAAACCAGAAATGGGCGTAGGAAGACACGGCGATCACGTCAGCGATGCCGGTGACGATCCAGCAGAACCAGTAGGTCCAACCGGTGAAGAAGCCCGCCCACGGCCCCAGGTAGTCCGTGGCGAAATCGATGAACGACTTGTACTGCAAGTTCGACAGCAGCAACTCACCCATGGCGCGCATGACGAAAAACAGCATGAAGCCGATGATCATGTACACGAAGATGATCGAGGGGCCGGCCAGGCTGATGCTCTTGCCCGAGCCCATGAACAGGCCGGTGCCGATGGCGCCGCCCAGGGCGATCAATTGAATGTGGCGGTTGGACAGGT
It encodes the following:
- the cycA gene encoding D-serine/D-alanine/glycine transporter yields the protein MTDPMATTPSPHDSTGLKRNLSNRHIQLIALGGAIGTGLFMGSGKSISLAGPSIIFVYMIIGFMLFFVMRAMGELLLSNLQYKSFIDFATDYLGPWAGFFTGWTYWFCWIVTGIADVIAVSSYAHFWFPDLPQWAPALACVGLLLSLNLITVKLFGEVEFWFAMIKLVAIALLVATGVYLVGTASPSPDGHVPSLANLWNDDGLFPHGWMGFFAGFQISIFAFVGLELVGTTAAETRDPRHTLPRAINSIPVRIILFYVLALVTIMAVTPWREVVADKSPFVELFLIAGFPAAAACLNFVVLTSAASSANSGIFSTSRMLFGLALEGDAPRAFKRLSKRSVPSNGLLFSCLCLLFGVVVIYLVPNLMEAFTLVTTLSALLFMFVWSIILLSYLAYRRQRPALHAASEYRMPGGRAMCWVVLGFFVVILGLLTLKDDTRQALCAAPLWFVVLALAYPLVRRRGTVAVGQ